ATGACTTTTTCCACTATTTGCACTATTCTGAAATTCCAGCCTGGATCCCAGTACTAGAGTAATTTTTCCAAATACACTTGGCTGTGTTTAATCCATGCACGACCCTTATGGGCATTCTGgaggtttgttttaaaatgtgaaaaaaactGACAAGAATTAAAAACATACTGTTTTGCCAATTCCTTTAAGCATCTCATGGTATGAAATTAACGCCAGAAAGCCTTGCGCTCTCCTGTCACATACTGCAGAAAAAGTACGTTAGACTTGCCAACAATATCAAATTAAGCACAGAACAAGTAGCCATATTCTGGATATCAAATTCTTTGTCCCCTGACCTTAACACATACTCTCACCCCTTTTAAGACAAGACCAGCAGTCTGACTTCAAGCTGGTCAGTCACACGGCCATTCTTGTGTACGGTTTTATTTGTGTCCCCACCACCCCTTCTTGCCAAATAATAGGAAATAACAGGATTGTTTGGGTTGAGACACCTGCTCCCCTCTGCATTTTTTCAAAGATATCAGCTGCCTTTACTCAGCctattaaaataagaattttgtaCAAGAGTAGTGACAACtcctcccccttcttccccccaaaaCATGTAATACTCATGTCTGAGGAGGGATATTCTAAGTTTTAGCTATTAGTCATATAACCCCCCCCAATACAATCCATCACAAAACCTTTGTCATGATAAACTATTATTAAACCACACAGTTGGGACTGTGGCGACAGCATCTCTCAGTTGTGAATGTTTTGTCCATCTGATTAATGGTGTGAACTATAACTATCAGCATTATTGTGTATCGCTCTATCCTGACTTTACCTGGAGGACTTTGATGAGCAGTTCAGTATTAGAAGTGGAAGGGGAATGGAAGGGGGTGGGGGCAAgacccaaaccaaaacaaacagagCTGCCTGCCCCCATAACTTAGAGGGTACAAAGATTCTGGGAAGCACAAAGGCCCTTGAAGCAAACTGAGATGCCAGGTTCCTtgtggaaaaaggaaagggatgGCACAGAGGAGAGCTACTTAGAGTAAGCAGATGGTGATAGGTCTGTCCTTTTAAACTTGCAAGCCAACTTATTTTATCTTCAGAAGTATTTGCTGTCACCCGCATCCCATTTAAGTTTGGAACAATAGGAAATCCTGTAAACTGCAACATGCACTGCATGTCTTAGGAACAATGTAAACACGCTGTCTAAAAATGCCTGTGCTCTCCCAGAGGAGTGTATATTTATTGCTGTACCACAAACAGTGGCAATGCCAAATGTTATGATGCCACTGGAGATAACAGCAGGAGGAAATTAGTTCTTGAAGAAGCTACATGTACCATGTCAGATCAGTACTGACTTGTAACAAGAGAGTGACAAGGCAATGCAAGTATTTATTGTAACAATTTTTTATTTCAACTAGAAgatctaattaaaaaaagctgATCAAACTGAGATTACAGTTGAATGCTCTTTCTTCCTAGTTTTTATTCAAAGTGTATGCAAATTAGAGTGGCAAAAACCTGTGGCAGTTTCTAGACAGCAGTGATCTGTTTCCTCCCAGCTGCACAGATACTGATCCTGATTATGTCCAGATCAGGGACTCTAGGGAGCATATTAAAATGCTGAACCAGACTTCTGCTCCATAGTTGTGGCATCTCACGCAGGCAAAGGTACATTTTCCAAGTACCTGTGGCACTGGTTGCTATAGACATGTTCTGACACAGGTAGGAGGCAAGGTTAGTGCATTGGGTCTACATAATCATTTTAAACATGGCAGGGAATGTGGACATGGTATTTGTCTTTAtgtaattaaaagaaatgttgCTGATATGAAAGCTTAATGATTCTTGGAAACATTGTCTGTGGACACAGAAAAGCACCTAGGCTGCTTTTAACATAATACTTATTAAGTAttatcttttcagatttttttgcctCAGATATTTTGATGGCATGCAGACTTGGCATCACGCTAAGCAGAGACATTGAGTCTTTAAAGTGTTATCTCCTGAGCCCATCTGGTTTGAAGTAGCTGACAACAAGCAGGAAAGGGAATAGAATGAAAGACTCACTTCGtttttgctgaaataaaagaTATGTAAGGCAGTGCTCAAATAAAATCAGACTGGAAGGAGGGCCTCTGCGCTCCCCTCTTGCcatccctcctctgcctccttaCGATGTTTGGAATGGGAAGTCTTCTTTTGTGACCCCTCCACGCTCAGCGCTAGCTCTGACTGCCCACGCTGCGGGGGCTCGCATCCCTCCCCgtggcagctggggcaggcaggCTGCGGCACAGAGAGAGGAGGAACCGTCTGCCCAACTGAACGAGGGACAATGGGCGCAGCAAGCAAGCGGGGTAAGAAAGCAAACACTGAGGCAGAGCCCTTCTCCAGCAGTCAAGCTAAGGCCATTGAAAAAACTAATAGTGCAAACACTTCAGATGAATGTGCTTCAAGCAGTTTTACATgctgtttattctgtttttaacttCCTTTAGCAATTTACAGATACAACCCAAGGACTTCAGTTTGAGTACCTGGGCACTTGTGCAATTACCCATTTTGCAGGCAGGTACAGAACACAGCAATGGTGTCAGAAGGCTCCTGCCCCACCCAGTAAAACAACCTGTGGGTTAGTTACTTAAACCATCTTCAGTGAGAGTGCATTtgacagcaaaaaacaaaaaagaaaacaaaacaaaaccccaaacaaaacacacaccCTCTCCATCTACCAATGGCCACTAAGAGCTGTTCATACCAAAATTAGGAAACACTGTCAGAGTCATCTGGTAACTAGAACTCAAGGTAGCACAGAAGTAAAAGGGCACTTACTTTCTGAATCAGCCAGACTGTAATGAAATGCTCATCCTTTCATGGAGGTGATGAGAGGCTATCCATTATCAGTTACAGAATCACTCTGGGAGCATCAGCTGGAAGTTGCTATACAAGCTTGCATGATTTTACACCATGTAACAGCTAGTCTTGCAAATACAGATGCTCTCTTTACCTTTTAGAAGTTACACTGCTCAGTATCCTTATAGAATTAGATCCTAAATGTGACTTTTCTGGCTTTTGTTCTTAATCACTTTGTTACAAGTTCAAATTCATAAATTTAACCTAAATATGAGTGAGTGATTTATTGTAATTATTTTGTATAGGCTGCTTttcataaacttaaaaaaaaaaatctgggaaaacatttaatttcccaTATGGAAAGAACACATTTATCATACTTTACTTGGATATACTTGGCTGAATATTGCATATATATGCAAAACATATGTGACATATTCAAGGCTGAATTTCATAAAACAGAAATGCTATGAAATGTGatataataaatatattacaCAGACATATGTGGCCAATTTATAAAACTATAGTATCTTTGGTAAATTTATAATAGGTCATTTCTATTAATGGGGAGGGTGGTGGATGCATTTTTCTGGCATATGTAACACATGCAGTACTTTACATAGCTTTCCAGAAGAGAGGTGGACCTCTGAAAAGAAGAGctgcacatgcacatatataatgtatatagtACATGCCCACATGTTTCAGAATTAATGTGTATCTTACACAGGCTCTTGCTTTTTACATTGATTGTGTGCACAATATAGTGGGCAAAAAAAGTATAGAATAAGATGCTTAGAGATTAGCAAACCTCTGATACACTGACCAGGGTCACACAGACATTGGTGCCACTTGCTTCAATAAAGAACACATCTACTAAAGACATGCCATGTTCATGATAAGGGCCAGTAATAGAAACCTTTGAGTACGGTTGCTTTCCTCTAGTTGTTTTAATCACTCTTGTAAATTAAACATCTTACAGACTGATTGaataagtgaagaaaaaaatgcatttgtttacaaatatttacatacaCGTTAGCCACTATACTATATTCTCTGACTCTTCATAATACTGTGTTAAAGGAACATCTAAATTATTGCTGATTATTCTGAAATCCTAACCCCCAGATTAATACTCTTCCTTATTTATGTCTGTGCACTTGAAAGATCAAATCTTGGTTTACTAAAACGAATCTATATTTTTCTCTTAGATTGTATACTTGCAAGTTTGGGCAGAAGTTCCTTAAGTGGTCCTGTACGCACGCATGAGCTAATCGGTGCAATGCACAGCTCTTCCCTCTGGAGGGAGCTTGCTCTTCAGGcacggccgggcgggcgggcgtgCTTGTGTGCAAGCGTCCTTCGTCCACCAGTGCCGCCGAGCAGGGAGACCCACGCTCACCGATCCCACTGGAGTGATACGTTATCTGCTGTCTACCCAGGCAGTCTAATATAAATGGCAGATCAAACCATTGCACCCACCCTCTCAACAGCTCCTCCAGCAAAAAGCTTTTGGTCTTCACTCTATCATGAAACTGAACAACAGAAGGAAAGCCAACAAGAAGCAAAATCCacctgtgcacatgtgtgtgtgtgcgcgcgcacacacacacacacacacactcccctcaCCCTCTGCCCCAACATCCGTTCAACAGACTTGCAGCAACTTCTTGAGCTCTTTGGATGGAGGTGCTTAAACTTGCTTTAATAGTACTGCTGCATTAGCTCCTCCAACACACCTTTGAGGAGGTCTCAGCTTCTGCCAccccctacacaaaaaaaacactGGGGGTGCCTAACTTGTTTCCAGTGGCTGTAGGGACCATTTAGACATTTTATGTGGGCAGAATGTTATACAGCTTGTGTGAACTTGTTTTTCTTATCCCTTTCTGACCAGAACAAAGTACCACCACCCCTTGTCCGGGGATCCACGCATCACAAGTTGAAATCCACTTGCTGGAGAGAATGAGGTCTCCCTGGCAGAGAGAGAACAGCACAACAGCAGAGGTGGCCCCATGTCACACAGCCCCAATAGCcccatttacacacacacatgcctgcTTTTGGGCCTTGTGCTCAGGCCTTGCAGCCCTGCATTAGGGGCTCCTGCAGGAACCACTGCAGCAGCTTAGGCTCCCTTCGAATTCTCTCCACAGAGGAGTAAGGCATGTGAGAAACCAAACCCTGGGCAGGGGGCACAGAGGAATGCAGACCTGCAgcatccccttttccctctgcagcagctcctcatAAGCAGGCTGTGATCCCTTGCCCCAGGGCTGAGGATGCCTGTCTTTACACAAGCTATTCCTGGtcatttataacttttttttttttttttggggggggggggggggcagaggtaAGACTATTTAAGTCTGCCAAGGTTGCAACATTCCCTGTAGAGAAGTCCTGGGTTTCCTGGCAAAGGATGCAACATGGCAGAAATAAAGGGAAACCCAGCAAGTCATGAATAGCTAAATGCTGCAGAGGGCTGTagagtgtttgtgtgtgtgtggggggggggtgtctctgCTCATGGCTGGCAGAAATCTGAGCATAAAGACCACTGGAGCTCTCACCAAAAGCAGGAATCTCACTGCATGCAGAGATGCTTTTGCAGGTGAACATTTGTTTCTTATGATCTCGTAGGTGGATCTTGCCCATCAGACCAAGTTGGCATAAAACCTACAGGGCTCAGTAGTTGTGTAAACAGTCACCAGACCTGATCCAGGCCTTTCCTGTGTGGTCTGCCCTGGTGGCTGCAAAATGCCTTTTCACTCTTACTGCAGTCCTCGGGTCACCCACCACCCCACAACCCACTGTTAAACAGACTGTAGCATACAGGAATCCAAACTACTTGCTCCCCTAGCCATGGTCATGAATAGGTCTGCTTGAGACTGACTGAAGTGATCCCAACACCCCGGGACACTGAGAGGCACCTTACAGTCACCACCTTCACAGTTCCACCCAAAGCAGTTCTTGAGTCTCCCTGAACTTAAACAAAGATTTCAAATAACATCCACGAAGTGTGTAAACATTACACAAACACTGCAAGCATACAGAAATATCACCCCCATGCTTGCATCCTATGTTGAATTTAGTCAGATCCATCagctaagaaaaatgaaaacaacaaaaaaaccccaaacaaacatgTTCCTGAAAACCTGAATTGTCCCTGGTGTCTGGTGCAAGTGATCAGGCAAAGAACTTCATCGTTTCACCTGTAGATGCCTAATCCTATATTTACCCACTGATGTGCTTTCAGACCTGCTGAGCAATCAGTAAATTCAGCTTGTACCTCTAGAAAACAGAGCCACATGGCTAATTTATTCTGCAGCCCTGTTTGGGAGAGACAAAGGTTGCTTGTAACCTCTGTGCTTGGGTCTGTTTTACCAGAAGCTTTTAAATACACAGTGTTATATGTGACTTGAGGTGACCACAAGTGGAAGTATTGTCTGGAAATGCTGTAGCCTACTTCCCAAGTATTTGCCTTTGACCTCAGTGACGGTATGTACTGAGTGAagtttaaacatatatatataatcaaatcatacaaagttatttttcaaatgaaaccgCAATACATATAGATAAGGCATGACGTGTACATGATACACCTTGGCTAACCATTTGATAGGTAGCATGAATTTAAAGCATTCCTGGTTCTTGATGTGACAGCTTTTCTGTGATTTTCATAAGGCTTCTACTGCTCAATGtgtagtgggttttttgtttttttgttttttaaatgtgacttGTTTGTTGAGATAGAAAAATAACCCTGCTTGCTTTCCATGTCTGCAACACTCCCATCCAGTGAGATGGGCACTGCTATACAAGGAAGAAACACAGGTCAAAGCCCAGAGGAGGCTTGGTTTAAAAACTGTAATAACTATAGCATGAAATGGACTGCTAACGTGCTTAGTACTAACACATGCAGGTACCTTGCAAGTTGCTGGCCTAAGAAGCAAGGGCAGAAATATCATTTTCACACTTAAAATTGTAGTCTTGATACAGCTGCATGGTCTCTACCTCCCGTTCAGACACAGGACTCTCTGTAGTGGGTCTTCTTCTAGCCCAGTGAACCTGAGGGCCCACTGCCCCATGCATAGGTGAAAGTTTTGAcctgtgattttcttttcttccaaaggggaaaaattaaGCTTTGCACAGTCAAGGCATGGACTTTGAGCCACCTTCTGTAAAAGAACACTTTAGTGCTGGTGTACTGGGCTGTTCAGTCCTCTCAGCTTTTGTGCaggaaaatgtgtttgaaaagGTCTATGGCCAATCTGCATTGAAAAGCAGCACTTCCTTGTTGCAATCGATGTATGTTCAAAGAAAACTGGTGCtaacaaatacaaacaaaagtGTCCTGTATCCATTTCAGCTTAGGACCCCAACCCTGCCCGTTTTGTTGCATAAGGATCGTTATAGCCATAAGCAGCCCCCACAACTAGgcagagagaagggagggagcagTCACCTATGGATTCACTAGTTCCTCAGGCTAAACAAACCATAAAACTACAGTTTTGTATTCCTCCTTATTTAAATGACCTCACTTTGCAGGGGAGGTTTAGACGGATAAACTGACAAACACACACAAGTaattaaacaagaaaagaaagaaagaaaggagaggaaaagcattTATAAATGTCACTGTCCAATGTCTTTTCAATTTAAATGTAGTAAGATTATCTACACATATCTACAAATATCTACAAGTATCTACATTGTTTGCAGATATGATTCTTTGGTTGTCAGGACTTTTTTCCTACACTGCaactatcaaggaaaaaaaaaggtttgtataatctttgaaagaaataataaatataacaACTTCATTAAACGTTTGACCAAAGCTTTGGCACTAACCAGTTTACAGATAACAAATCAAAACTCTGAAATAACAGCGGCAAAGCAACAGAGCACATCAGAGAGCCATTTCCCACTGATTAATAACAAGCACAAGGCTATTTTACATCAACCTTTCTGAGAACATTAATTATGGTTTAGTCAGACACTAAGAATTTCACAATtcactgcaaatgtcaaataaaatacatatttcttgCACAAGTCTTTTCCATGGATCCAGATATAttttttataacagaaaaaaaatacagaaaatattcacGTTAGCCTGCAATCCCTCCTTAACCCTTCCAAAGAGTTTTGGAAGCCCAAAGCCCGCTGCCAGAGAATGAATAAACATCACTACTAACACTGCCACCTGAATAAGGGAAGGATTGTTTTAAAAGGCATCAGCAAATCATTGCAGAGTTTGTAGTAAAGACGCACAAGCACGGATGAATAGAGAacttaaaaaaacactttttttcatagAATCACATGGAAGAAACAGAAGTGTTTATAATACTGTATACCAACACAGCTGAGGAGCTGCCCAATACCTTCTCTGAACGAGACAAAAAGACTGACATTTGATGACGCATTTGACAAAAAACACAAGCCAAATATTCAAAACACATCGCTGGAGAAATTGTGATGAACAGGCCCATCTTTTCAACAATAAGGAAAGgctactgaagaagaaaaaaaaatacttaccaGCTTTAAGAGGAAAGATGCAGCAAGCAGGTAGATGCAGAATAGGTGCTTTAGGACTACTGCAGTTCGGGTCAACCAAATATAAGGGGTGAGGCATTGTGGGAAAAAACCCTGAAGTTCCTCTGAAAGGCACCTCTCAGCGGGAGAGCACCAGGAGCCCAGGGAGGGATCTGGGAAGGCAGTACTGTGGGGCTGCCTCAGGAGCAGCCCCTTTACAAGCTATTGCTGAGAATATACAGTCTAAACTTTGGGGGTATTCCCTCCACTCCCAGGCTAGTTTTTAGATGAAAAGAAGCAGCTGTAGATGGCTGTGCCTTTGGACACATGCTcaacagctcaaaaaaaaaatgcttttgtggtTAAGCTGCCCCCATGAACCCTAAAACTCATGAACAGGTCAGCAACGGGAGAGACCGGCATGGATTATATTTCTTATAGTGCTGCCTGCGGAGATCCAAAGTGTTCCCTTAAGTTAAACTGCTTCCCTTGACAGTATCCTAGAAGAACCGAGTCAGTTGTGAACGAGGCCAAGGTAAAGGACACACTTATATCAACACACGCTGAATTACGCTCCAGCCCCGGGGTCCACGGCTGGGAAAACTCCTGGCACTGCCCAAAGCGGTGGCACCACCACGTTTCCACCACGGGGCCAGGTGGGTGGGTGGAGACGGCCCGGGCGGGTAATCGGCAATACCAGAGCCTGCGTTTGGCTCCGGCCATTCACCCCACACTGCCACTGCTCCGACCTCGGCGCTAACGGCTCTATCCCACCCGCTTCCCAGGGGCCCTCACCGGCACACCGCGGAGGTGGGATGGGGTATCCACGGGAACACAGCAGTGCGGGGTAGGGAGAAGGCAGATAACGACATATGGCTTCTTTTATCAAAGTGCAGCTGCGGGTCACGCAGCGACGACgagcgccccgcgcagccccgccggccccaggCACGCAGCCGCCCCCCACCCTCACAGCCCGCCGCGGCggtggggggcggggcggcggcccccggctTCCTGCGATTGGGCTCTCCGATTGTCGATCAagtcaagctggcctatcagctcgTTCGCGAGGCGGGAAGAGAGGGAAAggcgggaaggggggagggcggTAACGGTCGCGGCAACGGTCGCGGCGCCGCCAGtctcgggccgggccggggcggcggcgttATCTGGGCCCGTAGTCGTAGTTGGCGGGGGCGCCGGCCGACGAGTACATgttggcggcggccgccgccgccgcggccgccgcgttcatgtggtgatggtggtggtggtggtggtggtagctGTGGCCGCGGATGCCGGGGAGCGGGTAGGGGGCGGGCCGGCTCTTGGCCCCCAGGTAGTGGTCgtaggcggcggcggccggcgggtaCTTGTAGGGGTGGTGGTGGAGCGGCTCCGAGGCGGCGGGCTCCAGGCGCAGTTCGTGGTGGGGGGGGCtgggccggccgccgccgccgccgccgagcggcacgaggccgccgccgccgccgggcagcgccgggctgaGCACGCGCGACATGAGCTGCTGGTGCGCGGCGTCGGCGTGCAGCGGCgtcccgcccgccgcctcccgctcgTAGTCCCGCCGGCTCTCGGCAGCATCTGCGGGGGGCAGAGGGCGTCagcggccgcccccccgccgccgggcccggcccgcagcgcggcggcagcagcgggggcagcgggccgtggggcagcacctTCCCGCCGCGCTACGTGGGGCTGCAGTGACTGACGAGCCGGTGCACGCCTGGGATTTTTGCAATTGTGTAACGCTAAACAAACACAGACTTCCCTTTATTTTACGAGCCCGGAGCGTGCTGGAAGGCCGGCCTCCGGCTGTCTCCGCGGTTGTTTGCTCTCCGTAATGGAAAAGGAGTCGGGGGGCAGGGGTGCGCTGCTAGACCCGGCCGTGGCTCCCGCGGGGGAGCGGGTCTGCCCCGAGCACGCTGCCGGGCTGCTTTCAGGGGGCAGCGCGAGGCGGTGCGAGTGGCCCTGGCTACATCTCTGCCTGAAAAGCTAAACTTTCAGCCAAAAAGTCTAAAATGGGACACTAAAGGGAAAGGATGGTGCATTTCAAACAACCTTGCTACTTTTCCTCACATTTAAGCACAACAGCAGTGAGTGTTTTGGACCTAATAAAAGTGAACTAGGCTAAAATGatgtctatttttatttaaaaaaatagacatCAGCGCAAAGCTTGTTAGCAATGGGGACGTGCCGGGCTGCGTGCCCGCTGCAGCGAGGCTGGCTCCCAGCAAGCGGGGTGCTGGCTGCGTGGGCAAGTGCGACAGGCAGGCCCGGCCGCTCGCGGCACTCACCTTTCTCCGTCCCGTTCTGGTGCGCGGGGGAAGACACCGGATTCCGGGATCTGGCAAAAGCGCTCATGAGAGGGAGGGCGCCCGGCCTGTGGTTCCTGGGCCTGGAAGAGGAGAAGCGATACGGCGCTATCGCTCCAGCTGAACGGATGCGCGCATGCACTGCTGCAGCGTGGTTGTGTGCTGCAGCTGGCTCACGAGGCCTGACCCAGCGCCTGCTGCACACGGTGCACGTCTTGTATAAGTGTAAATCGGCAGGCGTGTGCTAAACCGGGGGCGAGAGGGGGCTGGTTGTAGTCAGCGAAGCAGCAGCCTTACCAGTCCTCAGGGTCGCAGTCTCTGAATCCCTTGGCGAAAGGGTTGCTGGCGATCTTGAGCTGCGTGATCTGTAAGGAGAAGCGGGGAGCAGTCTGAGTGGCACACGCAGGGCTCCCCGGTTAGGCGGCGAGCGTGTCCCCAAGCAGGCTTTCGGGGGTCGGTTGTTCCCGGCGTaacgggggggcctggggggccagggCCCTGCTGGAGCGCGCTCTGCCGCCGAGCGCAGACACTTGCTTTCCCTCTGTTTGAAAATGCAGGGTAGGAGGCTATCTAATACGAGTTCAAGGCGAAGGGAGAAGCAGCCCGAGCCGGCTGCGAAAGCTGTGTAAATGCACTTGTAAGAAAATGCCACATTATATGGGTCACCACCAGAGCAGCTAAGACAAATCACTGGATAAATCAtacttatgtatttatttaattcgCCAGGGAGAAGGCAGGACATTTTCTATATTTAAGCAAATCCACGGATAAAGTATGTGATTGTGAGTTTCCGGAATGGGTTGAAAAACAAACTTTAAGCCCCTCAGTGACAGTTCCAGCCTTAGAGGTCAAACTGatagaaagcaggagagaaagagcagCTGTCCGGAGCCATCAGGCAAATGCCAGCTGGGGAGGGACTTGGAGCCCCTTAAAGGCGCAGCCGGCCCGGGCTGTGCGGGGAGGTCGCACGCGGCCGGAGCCCAAATTTTGGGGGACCCCTTGGGAGAGGTTTGCTCGCAGCTATTGCAAAAAGTGGCATTGCCGCGGGCTGCTCACGAGCGGCCCCACGAATCGGCGTGGGCACGGCCGAGACGCTCAGCCCCTCGGCCGGGCCTGCGGCATCGGTGCGGAGCAGCGCTGAGAAAGCCCTGCTATGAAACCGTGTTAGCAACCGTGGCTGGGATTCCTGCTCTTTCCACTATGCTGATGTGATTTAAAGAAGCAATGGGATTAACTGCTGCCCAGAAATCCACGTCGGattaggggagagggagggttccccccccccacctcaccCCACACAATTGTATTCCGGAGAGGAACGGACCGGGAGGGCGGGAGGGAGCCCGGAGAAGTAAGATCACAGATTTATCCAAACAAATTGTGAGTGACATTTCGCAGCGGGAagcctgtagtttcccagctaGCCGGGTCTCGGGTTTACATAGGTAATGACGtcccccgggccggggcaggcTGCGCCGGGGCAGGCACGGCAGGGCTGCGGCTCGCGTCGCCCCTCGGTGCGCGGCTCTGCCGGGCTCCCCCGGCTATCGGGTTCCTCGAGCTGCCCGAGAATGGGTTTAGCAGATGGGGAGGAGGGACGGGGGGGGGGATACCCCCGGACCCCGCCGGAGGGCACCGCGGCCAGCCCTGCGCCCCAGCGCCGCCGCAGGGGCCCCGCTCCGCGCTCCCACCGAGCGCCCCGCTGCAGCCagcgcccgcggccgggccgggccgggccgggcctctcCGCTTCGCCCCGGCGCCGCTCACCCGGTGGTTCTGGTAGGCGGTCACGGCCGTGAAGCGCGTCTCCTCGAAGACGAAGGTTTTGAAGTTTTCCTCGGCGTATTTCTCGCTGTCTTTCCGGGGGTCCACGTAGACCACGTGAAAGCGCGGCTGGTATCTGTGCATGGAGTTCAAAATGATCTGAATGATAAAACGAGCAAGGAGACAATAACTGATCCAGGCGGAGCATGGAGAGGGGCGcgcagcccggcggccccggtcccgcggggctcggggggccgggcccggctcggcccggcgtcctccgccgccgctccccggcccacTTACGTGCCCGTTGTCATCCAGCAAGTTGTTGGTCAGCTTGAGCTTGTCGAAGGACACGATCTGCTTCATCCACTGCGCCCCCTTGGCCGGGGAGTCCGGGTGGTAGTGCACCCGGCCCGGGGTGGCCGGGTCGGCCTTGCCCGCCACCAGCCAGGAGGAGCTGTGGAAGGCGTACCTGCCGGGGGGGCACGCCGtgagccccggcccggcgcccccgggcaccgcggggtccggccgcggcggccgcttccccgcccgggcgctgccgcgtcccgcggggccgagcgctccccggcagccgcccccgccgcggggggaaAGTAGCATTTTATCAGATCCCCGAGGGGACTTGCCGGGGAGGAATCTGCGGGATGGAGGAAATTTCTAGCTACCTGCACAGCTCTGGGAGAGAAGCCACAAGTGCTCCCTCCCTCTACAAAAAAAGGTGAAaggcagccctctgcacagcagcGCTCTGGCTCCGAGCGAAGAGGGGAAATTTATGTGCAGATTAATAGCAGGTCCAGAGTTTAGCAGCCTTGTTTCATTCTTTCAAAGTACATATTCAACAGTAACATTTAAAACAGAGAAACCAATCTTCTATACACGTGTTTACTTTAAAAGCCAGTGTTTGCACAGGGGGAATTAGACACCATTGGACTCGAGCAGAAACATTACTTTTTAAAGATATACTCAATTGGATGTTATATATCCCACTTCCCTTGACAAGCAAACATTTCTAGGACGC
This is a stretch of genomic DNA from Dromaius novaehollandiae isolate bDroNov1 chromosome 17, bDroNov1.hap1, whole genome shotgun sequence. It encodes these proteins:
- the TBX1 gene encoding T-box transcription factor TBX1 isoform X3, translating into MHFSTVTRDMEAISSPWLTQLSHFCDVAAFTANSLSSLNASGGYHLSPSPGDPYGQHEPPHYEPCTAQQHPPPPQHGYPFAGAAANPPPPGAEPPEGTAAASGCSAGPAAAKAPVKKNPKVANVSVQLEMKALWDEFNQLGTEMIVTKAGRRMFPTFQVKIFGMDPMADYMLLMDFVPVDDKRYRYAFHSSSWLVAGKADPATPGRVHYHPDSPAKGAQWMKQIVSFDKLKLTNNLLDDNGHIILNSMHRYQPRFHVVYVDPRKDSEKYAEENFKTFVFEETRFTAVTAYQNHRITQLKIASNPFAKGFRDCDPEDWPRNHRPGALPLMSAFARSRNPVSSPAHQNGTEKDAAESRRDYEREAAGGTPLHADAAHQQLMSRVLSPALPGGGGGLVPLGGGGGGRPSPPHHELRLEPAASEPLHHHPYKYPPAAAAYDHYLGAKSRPAPYPLPGIRGHSYHHHHHHHHHMNAAAAAAAAAANMYSSAGAPANYDYGPR
- the TBX1 gene encoding T-box transcription factor TBX1 isoform X1 — protein: MDENSPLSPKANAFSIASLISVAAAAERAGKDALEERRGGRCKPARAGPRPQKMHFSTVTRDMEAISSPWLTQLSHFCDVAAFTANSLSSLNASGGYHLSPSPGDPYGQHEPPHYEPCTAQQHPPPPQHGYPFAGAAANPPPPGAEPPEGTAAASGCSAGPAAAKAPVKKNPKVANVSVQLEMKALWDEFNQLGTEMIVTKAGRRMFPTFQVKIFGMDPMADYMLLMDFVPVDDKRYRYAFHSSSWLVAGKADPATPGRVHYHPDSPAKGAQWMKQIVSFDKLKLTNNLLDDNGHIILNSMHRYQPRFHVVYVDPRKDSEKYAEENFKTFVFEETRFTAVTAYQNHRITQLKIASNPFAKGFRDCDPEDWPRNHRPGALPLMSAFARSRNPVSSPAHQNGTEKDAAESRRDYEREAAGGTPLHADAAHQQLMSRVLSPALPGGGGGLVPLGGGGGGRPSPPHHELRLEPAASEPLHHHPYKYPPAAAAYDHYLGAKSRPAPYPLPGIRGHSYHHHHHHHHHMNAAAAAAAAAANMYSSAGAPANYDYGPR
- the TBX1 gene encoding T-box transcription factor TBX1 isoform X2; amino-acid sequence: MDENSPLSPKANAFSIASLISVAAAAERAGKDALEERRGGRCKPARAGPRPQKMHFSTVTRDMEAFTANSLSSLNASGGYHLSPSPGDPYGQHEPPHYEPCTAQQHPPPPQHGYPFAGAAANPPPPGAEPPEGTAAASGCSAGPAAAKAPVKKNPKVANVSVQLEMKALWDEFNQLGTEMIVTKAGRRMFPTFQVKIFGMDPMADYMLLMDFVPVDDKRYRYAFHSSSWLVAGKADPATPGRVHYHPDSPAKGAQWMKQIVSFDKLKLTNNLLDDNGHIILNSMHRYQPRFHVVYVDPRKDSEKYAEENFKTFVFEETRFTAVTAYQNHRITQLKIASNPFAKGFRDCDPEDWPRNHRPGALPLMSAFARSRNPVSSPAHQNGTEKDAAESRRDYEREAAGGTPLHADAAHQQLMSRVLSPALPGGGGGLVPLGGGGGGRPSPPHHELRLEPAASEPLHHHPYKYPPAAAAYDHYLGAKSRPAPYPLPGIRGHSYHHHHHHHHHMNAAAAAAAAAANMYSSAGAPANYDYGPR